The following coding sequences lie in one Notolabrus celidotus isolate fNotCel1 chromosome 20, fNotCel1.pri, whole genome shotgun sequence genomic window:
- the flii gene encoding protein flightless-1 homolog isoform X2, whose protein sequence is MAATGVLPFIRGVDLSGNDFKGGYFPEHVKSMSSLRWLKLNRTGLCYLPEELASLQKLEHLSVSHNSLTTLHGELSSLPNLRAVVARANNLKNSGVPDDIFQLDDLSVLDLSYNQLTEIPRDLENSKNMLVLNLSHNSIDAIPNQLFINLTDLLYLDLSDNKLDSLPPQMRRLVHLQTLILNNNPLMHAQLRQLPAMVALQTLHLRNTQRTQSNMPTSLEGLTQLADVDLSCNDLTRVPECLYSLGSLKRLNLSSNQISELSLCIDQWTQLETLNLSRNQLTSLPSAICKLSKLKKLYVNSNKLDFDGVPPGVGKLSSLSEFMAANNNLELIPEGLCRCGKLKKLVLNKNRLVTLPEAVHFLTDLEILDVRENPNLVMPPKPVDRAAEWYNIDFSLQNQLRLAGASPATVAAAGGGASPRDPLARKMRLRRRKDCSQDDQAKQVLKGMSDVAQEKKNMEQENGDLKYGDLKIRRWDKSLEKPHLDYSEFFMEDAGQVPGVSVWQIENFIPLQVDETFHGKFYEADCYIILKTFLDDNGALNWEIYYWIGQESTLDKKAGAAIHAVNLRNFLGAECRTIREEMGDESEEFSAVFNNEISYIEGGTASGFYTVEDTHYSVRLYRVYGKKNIRLESVPVKGSSLDPRFVFLLDTGLEIFVWRGANATLSGTTKARLFAEKINKNERKGKAEITTLMQKQEPPEFWETVGGQPEDIKKHVPDDFSPIRPKLYKVGLGLGYLELPQINYKLSVEHKDRKIKLDTLPELRLVQSLLDTKCVYILDCWSDVFIWIGRKSPRLVRAAALKLGQEICSMLHRPKHACVTRNLEGTECQVFKSKFKNWDDVLKVDYTRAAETVQQKDNLQGKVKKDAEQKDQMKADLTALFLPRQPAMALTEAEQLMEEWNEDLDGMEGFVLEGKKFARLPEEEFGHFHTQDCYVFLCRYWVPVEYEDDEKEKKEGEGGEGGGHRRAAEEDEDKQPEEDFQCVVYFWQGRQASNMGWLTFTFSLQKKFESLFPGKLKVVRMTQQQENLKFLSHFKRKFIIHKGKRKQKTDSAQPSLYHIRTNGSALCTRTIQIGTDSSNLNSEFCFILKVPFESTDNQGIVYTWVGRAADPDEAKLAEDIMNCMFDDTYSKQVINEGEEPENFFWVGIGSQKEYDEDADYMKHARLFRCSNEKGYFSVSEKCSDFCQDDLADDDIMLLDNGNEVYMWVGTQTSQVEIKLSLKACQVYIQHMRSKHPEHPRKLRLVRKGNEPHCFTRCFHAWGAFKTPPA, encoded by the exons ATGGCTGCTACCGGAGTTCTTCCCTTCATCAGGGGGGTGGACCTCAGTGGAAACGACTTCAAA GGTGGGTACTTCCCGGAGCATGTCAAGTCTATGAGCAGTCTGCGATGGCTGAAGCTGAACAGGACTGGACTGTGTTACCTCCCAGAGGAGCTGGCCTCTCTGCAGAAACTG GAGCATCTTTCAGTGAGTCACAACAGCCTGACCACCTTACATGGAGAGCTGTCCAGCCTGCCGAACCTACGG gcGGTGGTAGCTCGAGCCAACAACCTGAAAAACTCTGGAGTCCCAGATGACATCTTCCAGCTGGATGACCTCTCTGTGCTG GACCTGAGCTACAACCAGCTCACCGAGATCCCCCGAGACCTGGAGAACAGCAAAAACATGCTGGTTCTGAATCTGAGCCACAACAGCATCGACGCCATCCCCAACCAGCTGTTCATCAACCTGACGGACCTGCTGTACCTGGACCTGAGCGACAACAAGCTGGACAGCCTGCCGCCGCAGATGAGACGCCTGGTTCACCTGCAGACGCTCATCCTGAACAACAACCCTTTGATGCACGCTCAGCTACG ACAGCTGCCTGCCATGGTGGCCCTGCAGACTCTCCACCTGAGGAACACACAGAGGACCCAGAGCAACATGCCCACCAGCCTGGAGGGTCTCACACAATTagcag ACGTTGACCTGTCATGTAACGACCTGACTCGGGTGCCGGAGTGCCTCTACTCGCTGGGCAGCTTGAAGAGACTCAACCTGAGCAGCAATCAGATCTCAGAACTGTCCCTCTGCATCGACCAGTGGACTCAGCTGGAGACTCTGAACCTGAGTCGTAACCAGCTCACCTCTCTGCCT TCTGCCATCTGTAAGCTGTCCAAACTCAAGAAGCTGTATGTGAACTCAAACAAACTAGACTTTGACGGCGTTCCACCCGGCGTGGGCAAACTGTCCAGCCTCTCAGAGTTCATGGCCGCCAACAACAACCTTGAGCTGATTCCTGAGGGACTCtgcag GTGTGGAAAGCTGAAAAAGTTGGTGCTGAATAAAAACCGCCTGGTTACGCTGCCCGAGGCCGTCCACTTCTTAACTGATTTAGAG ATTCTGGACGTGCGTGAGAACCCGAACCTCGTCATGCCTCCTAAACCCGTGGACAGAGCAGCCGAGTGGTACAACATCGACTTCTCTCTGCAGAACCAGCTCCGGCTGGCCGGGGCCTCGCCGGCCACCGtggctgctgctggaggag gagccAGTCCCAGAGATCCCCTGGCGAGGAAGAtgaggctgaggaggaggaaggactGTTCTCAGGACGATCAGGCGAAGCAGGTGCTGAAGGGCATGAGCGACGTAGctcaggagaagaagaacatgGAG CAGGAAAACGGAGACTTGAAATACGGAGATTTGAAGATCCGGCGCTGGGACAAGAGTCTAGAGAAGCCTCACTTGGACTACTCTGAGTTCTTCATGGAGGATGCAGGACAg GTCCCAGGTGTGTCAGTTTGGCAGATAGAGAACTTTATTCCCCTCCAGGTGGACGAAACCTTCCATGGAAAGTTCTATGAGGCTGATTGTTACATCATCCTCAAG ACCTTCCTGGATGATAACGGTGCACTGAACTGGGAGATCTATTACTGGATCGGACAGGAGTCCACTCTGGACAAGAAGGCCGGCGCAGCCATCCACGCTGTGAACCTCAGGAACTTCCTGGGAGCCGAGTGCAGGACGATACGGGAGGAGATGGGAGACGAGAGCGAGGAGTTCAGCGCT GTGTTTAACAATGAGATCTCCTACATCGAGGGAGGAACAGCCAGCGGGTTCTACACTGTGGAGGACACACACTACTCTGTCAG gttgtaCAGAGTTTACGGGAAGAAGAACATCAGACTGGAGTCCGTTCCTGTGAAGGGTTCCTCCCTAGACCCTCG TTTCGTCTTCCTGTTGGACACCGGCCTGGAAATCTTTGTCTGGAGAGGAGCCAACGCGACCCTGAGCGGCACCACGAAGGCCAG GTTATTTGCAGAAAAGATCAATAAAAACGAGCGTAAGGGGAAGGCAGAGATCACGACGCTCATGCAGAAACAGGAGCCTCCAGAGTTCTGGGAAACTGTAGGAGGACAACCGGAGGACATCAAGAAACACGTCCCGGACGACTTCTCTCCCATCAGACCTAAACTGTACAAG GTGGGCTTGGGTCTGGGCTACCTGGAGCTGCCACAGATCAACTACAAGCTGTCAGTGGAGCACAAAGACCGTAAGATCAAACTGGACACCCTGCCGGAGCTGAGGCTG GTGCAGTCTCTCCTGGACACAAAGTGCGTGTACATCCTGGACTGCTGGTCCGACGTCTTCATCTGGATAGGGAGGAAGTCGCCTCGCTTGGTCCGAGCAGCCGCCTTAAAACTGGGGCAGGAGATCTGCTCCATGCTGCACAGACCCAAACACGCGTGTGTCACCCGCAACCTGGAGGGCACCGAATGTCAG GTGTTTAAGTCCAAGTTTAAGAACTGGGACGACGTGTTGAAGGTGGACTACACCCGAGCAGCTGAGACCGTTCAGCAGAAAGACAACCTGCAGGGCAAG GTGAAGAAAGACGCAGAGCAGAAAGACCAGATGAAGGCAGACCTCACGGCTCTCTTCCTGCCCAGACAGCCTGCCATGGCTCTCACCGAG GCGGAGCAGCTGATGGAGGAGTGGAACGAGGACCTGGACGGCATGGAGGGTTTCGTGTTGGAGGGAAAGAAGTTTGCTCGCCTGCCTGAGGAGGAGTTCGGACACTTCCACACTCAGGACTGTTACGTCTTCCTTTGCAG ATACTGGGTCCCCGTGGAGTACGAGGACGacgagaaggagaagaaggagggcgAAGGAGGGGAAGGGGGTGGACATCGAagggcagcagaggaggatgaggacaaGCAGCCCGAGGAGGACTTCCAGTGTGTGGTGTACTTCTGGCAGGGCAGGCAGGCCTCCAACATGGGCTGGCTCACCTTCACCTTCTCCCTGCAGAAGAAGTTTGAGAGTCTTTTCCCAGGAAAACTGAAG gtCGTTCGTATGACTCAGCAGCAGGAGAACCTGAAGTTCCTGTCCCATTTCAAGAGGAAGTTCATCATCCACAAAGGCAAGAGGAAACAGAAGACCGACTCTGCTCAGCCCTCGCTCTACCACATACGCACAAACGGGAGCGCGCTCTGCACCAG GACGATCCAGATCGGAACAGACTCCAGTAACCTCAACTCAGAGTTCTGCTTCATTCTCAAG GTACCGTTTGAGAGCACAGATAATCAGGGCATCGTTTACACCTGGGTGGGCAGAGCCGCCGACCCCGACGAGGCCAAACTGGCGGAGGACATCATGAACTGCATGTTCGACGACACGTACAGCAAACAG GTTATCAACGAGGGGGAGGAGCCTGAGAACTTCTTCTGGGTGGGGATTGGTTCTCAGAAGGAGTACGATGAGGATGCAGATTATATGAAACACGCTCGACTCTTCAG gtGTTCCAATGAGAAAGGATATTTCTCTGTGTCAGAGAAGTGCTCGGACTTCTGTCAGGACGACCTGGCGGACGATGACATCATGTTGCTGGACAACGGCAATGAG GTGTACATGTGGGTCGGTACTCAGACGAGCCAGGTGGAGATCAAACTCAGTCTCAAAGCCTGTCAG